GTATAACATTGCATGGAAAATACTGCTGatcaaaaaaaaactcaaatcagTTTTGGTGTTCAGTTCAGGTTCCATAATGAGTGTTATCTATCAGCAGAAACTACAGTTATTTAAAGACCTGTCTGAAGCTAGagtccaatttttttaaagttttctctggCCTTGGTTTCTCTTCATGTGGGTCTCCATAAGTTTCCCATCAGTCCTTATGATATAATAGCTCTTTTGAGAGAGACAAAGAGCTTCCAGTTATGAAACGAGTCTTTGTAACCTAACCTGATAGGATGATCCATCCCTTTTGCAGTTTTCTCTTTGTTAGATGTCATTAGATCCCTTCCATTAGATCCTTTAAAAGGGAGAGTTTCACAGGGGTGTGAATGCCAGAAGATGGGTATCATTGAGCCATCTTTGTGGTTGTCTGTATTTGTGGTTGGATAATTACAAATCATAGACTACATTAAGCAACTTTTCTATTCTTCAGTATTCTGGAGCTGGACAGAATCAGAGGGTAATGTGTCATACCTGAATAAATACCTTGCATAGACTGAAAGAAGCCAAATTAATTGACTTTAAGCGTGGTGCTTAAggccaggaagaggaagaagtcaATCATGGAATTTAAATGGGCACACAAAAAGACTTGGCAGTGGTGTCCAAGAATTTGCTTTAAGATATCCAGAAGTCTCTTTTTTAAGTGCTGACTGATTCTTATTACTCAtcttgtttgtgttttaattCTTTGTCATCAATTTAGCTGGTAATGAATCCTGTCCTCAACCTCAGACTTCTGAACACTTGGCTGCCATAGAAATTATGAAGCTGAAACACATATTgattctacaaaataaaattgatttggtAAAAGAAAGTCAGGCTAAAGAACAGTATGAACAGATTCTTGCATTTGTACAAGGTAACATGTTGTAGTATTCAAGAAATGTATGAAACAACCTTTGAGAAGCATTTAATCTCTttgttaatataattattttgatacTAATTACAAATAATAACAAAGTATATGTATGGATTGTAAGTCCACTTTTCCTCAGTGCTTACTTAATGCTTTTGCTAGTTTTAGCCTGATGATAGAGGTAGTAAATATGAGTTTGATACACTGAAAACATGTGTTATGTAGAAGAGAAGTTACATGCTATGAATGTTCCAGTTGGGTTTCTTCCAAATGGAAACACAttccttgttgttgttgtttttaactctATAAAAATTACTTGTCACAGTAGTAAAAACATGGAACATTTTAGTTTGAGTGTCATCTTTACATGGAAACTATATTAATATTCCCTGAATCAGTACAATATCTAGTATATATGCTGCCAAGGTGAGCACCAGtcagatgtttaaaaaattatttcccaggtggtagtaaaatgaatgaaagcatcttttttgtaagtttattttctaattattcagAGTCAAATCTTTGTATCTGTTTCCAGGATTGCAACTAAAAGTGACTTCTTTCATCTTTAGTGTCCCTTTTTCTAGaacattgttttctttatgttCATTTTCAGCAAGAcatgatgcttttttttctgttcttttcctttttttaagggctgtcctcacccacatggaggttcccaggctagggttcgaatcagagctgcaactgccagcctataccacagccacagcagtgcaggatccttaacccactgagcaaggccagggattgaacctgtgtcctcatggatactagttgggttcattaactgctgatccatgatgggactCCCTGATGTAtattgtttttgatattttactttcttacttGTTAGAAAGCTGGCTTTATTAGCCAGATTTTCTGATGTAGAACAGGAAGAGTTATGCCAAGCAACTATTAGGTCAGTTTTATATAAATCTTGTCTGAGATTTAATtagagggcaaaaaaaaaattgtaatccTTCTAGACAGGATGATAGCGCTCCATAGTTTTCTCACATTTGTGTAGGGATGCCAGTATCTATTTTAGTAATCTCTGGTGATGTATAGAACAGATTCTTTAAAAGTGatgaattttatcttttgaattttgtcaTGTAGGTACAGTAGCAGAAGGCGCGCCTATTATTCCAATTTCTGCTCAGTTGAAATATAATATTGAAGTTGTCTGTGAGTATATTGTAAAGAAAATTCCAGTACCTCTAAGAGACTTTACTTCAGAACCTCGACTTATTGGTAAGGACTTAAACTATTGCCTTTTAATTGCTGACTCAgtcttttttcaaaatgtttgtaatttgcttttaagggtattttttattatttgttgtttgCACAAAGATGATAAATTATAATCTtgtgtttggatttttaaataaggaatgAGTTTATGAGAACCAGGGCAGCATTCCATTTCAGTAGAATTGAAAGTTTATGTATTATAAgatagattgggagttcccattgtggctcagcagttaagcaACCTGTCTGGTATccccgaggatgtgggttcgacccctacccttgctcagtgagttgcagattcagcattgtcatgagccaTGATGTACGTCACAGGTGGAGCTCAGATCatacatgggaacctccatgtgctgtggttgtggctctaaaagaccacaaaaaaagacagattgaGTCTAAGATTATATTGGCAGTGCTAGGTTGGTTGAAGAATAGAATTCTATATAAAAGaggaacatttatttctttttttttgctttatatatgaTATGTGATCAAGATTAAGGTGGTATAGTGTTGTTTATGGGGAGGTAGTAAAGATTTTCATGTTCCTTTTATCTTAAGTTTTACAATACcaacattaataaaattaagtttatgGTTCTTTTACACCAGTTCATTAAAAATATCAGCCTTTCTGGGCACTCATCTGGGTCTTGTGTGTGTTTTATGGAAAGTTTTTGAGTGATTGGGAAGCACAGTCTCTGTTAGGTGTCACTGTACTTCTTGCAGGTCACATAGTCCAAGAAttattttgcagttttaaaactaaatttttattacataaatttaatataaaagtatataaaagaaaaattcagtccTATAGCACTGATGACATATGTTTTTCCAAACATCTCTTTGTTCCCATAAGCACATAAGCAGATAATATTTGTACAGTCTTTTAAATGACTGGTTTTTTTTCTTAGGtggaaaaaacccccaaaacctaaCTTAAATAAATGCCCTGTTTAAGTTAACAGGATGAgctttatggtttcttttctttcttccccatccCAGTTATTAGGTCCTTTGATGTCAACAAACCTGGCTGTGAGGTTGATGATCTTAAAGGTGGTGTGGCCGGTGGTAGTATTTTAAAAGGAGTATTAAAGGTGAACTTGATTTTGACACTTCTGAATCAGAAAAGTATGGTAAAAATGAAATCTCaaagttaacttttaaaacaaattttctttactattttatattttaaatgttttttaatcatACTTATGTTGTAGGTTACTGCTAGATAATTGAGTGGTGGTTGTATTTAGCAATTTACCAATTAGAATTCTTTACCTATAAATGGTAATTGTGTTTTCCCACATGTTTTAATTACTCATGTTTCAGGTGGGCCAGGAGATAGAAGTCAGACCTGGTATCGTTTCCAAAGATTGTGAAGGAAAACTCATGTGTAAACCAATCTTTTCAAAAATTGTCTCACTTTTTGCGGAACACAATGATCTTCAGTATGCTGCTCCAGGGGGTCTTATTGGTAAGGGTTTCACTTACATCTGTAAGATTTTGTTAGTACCTGTTCATGTCACTTCCATGTGAAATGGATTTTCTAAGAGTTCATATCTCTGGTTAGATATTTTAACAGAATATGAAGGAGTGGGGTGGTCATGTGTGCATGTGGTTGAATTGTTTATTATAGATTATAAAGtattatatgtttattaaaaatattttatacataaagaaCATTTTAGGTTCATGCATAGGAAAAGTTTGGTAACAGTTTTATGAGttaacataaaatgttttatttgtagtGTTCTCAGTTGCTTTTTATGTGAATTCTTCAAGTGGGAAATTGCTCACAggtttattattttccttctctttttctttttttgtctttgtcttctctttATAGAGCcgtacacacagcatatggaggttcccaggctaggggtctaatcagaactgcagccgccggcctacaccagagccacagcaatgcaggatctgagccaagtctgcaatctacaccacaagctcatggcaacgatggctccttaaccctctgagggaggcctgggatcaaccctgaaacctcatggttcctccttggattcgttaaccactgagctaccagaaCTCCCTGTTATTTTCTATATATGATTTTGGGGGgcggtttatttgtttttttgatttttgatttgtctttcttttctagggccacatccgcagcatgtggagattccccagctagtggtctaatcagagctgtagctgcccacttactccacagccacagcaacgccagatccgagctgcatctttgacctacatggcaatgctggatacttaatccactgagcgaggccagggatcaatcccacagcctcatgattcctagtcacattcgttttcactgcgccactacaggaactccggTTTACTTTTTTATGGAcaaggaaatttagaaaacattttctgtaactttttatTATACCAGTGTATAAACATATAATTAGAATAGTGTAATGGCATCCCTATATACCTGCCATCCACTATTAACAATTATCCGTCTGTCTTCTACAAAGTACATAGTCACTATGAACTTTgtacttttaaatctttatacatgctattttaaataaaattcatttgcctttatttataattttaaattaagaggatcttactctttttaaatttccagcaacatttgtttccattgttccctttttttttttttttttaagataaaacaattttaattggAATTGTATGGGATTTTGATTATGTAGCTGTTACATGGCATGGGTAAACTGGgttaaaatgtatatgtgtgctGGTGGGGCAGTCTTATCTTTGCAGGCTTTTTAAGAAATAACAACTTGGAGAGTTTTCTTACGGTGTTAAAGTCTAGCATGTGTCACCagagcagcttgggtcactgctgtggcacaggtttgatccctgcccgggGAACCTTGATGTGCCAAggacatagccaaaaagaaagaacaaattagagtttgtaatatttatatcttatattAGGAGTTGGAACAAAAATTGACCCCACTTTGTGCCGGGCTGACAGAATGGTGGGACAGGTGCTTGGTGCAGTTGGAGCTTTACCAGAGATCTTCACAGAATTGGAAATTTCCTATTTCCTACTTAGACGGCTTCTTGGTGTACGTACTGAAGGAGACAAAAAAGCAGCAAAGGTAAATGCTTTTTGATACTGAAAAACACAGACAACATATCACATTTCAACTAGTTTTAATTACAGTCTATTGTAGTGACAGTGGAATTACATGAAAAAGGGAAATATGTAGCAATCAGCAATAAACCAAGccagagtttcattttttttttaatggaaaaaatgattgTGGCATATATGGCAAAGATGTAATACTTCTAgtatacaaatgaatttaaaaaagtagtagttcctgctgtggctcagcggttaatgaactcggctagtgtccatgaagacaaaggttcgatccccggccttgctctgtaggttaaggatcttgtattgccatcagctatggtgtaggttgaagacattgctcagatcttgcattgctgtggctgtggtgttgggccagcagctacagctctgattggaccccctatcctgggaacctccctatgctgctagtgtggcactaaaaagacaaaaaaaaaaaaaaaaaaaagtaaggtttTGTTGGCAGAGATACACTGGAGTAAGCCCTTAATACTTTTCGAGAAAGTATAAATTGGTAAACACTGAGCAGTTTCACTTTTCAGAGTTGTTATCTTAAGTTATTTTCATATTGTTacaggaaaaatgacaaaaaggaatGGGGTGTATAATGTGTATTTTGACGTTAAGAGATCTGAAGATAGACTAAGCTTGGTGAGAGAAACAGCAAAATTCTGTGGAATTctatactgactttttttttttttttggtggcatccagggcatgtagaagttcttgggccagagatggaacccgcaccatagctgtaaccagagctacagctgtgacagtgctggatccttaactcactctgcCACAGGGAATtcaatatggacattttaacattgCTTTTTATAGTAACAAAGTCTCCTTTGTGTGGCATTATCATTGTGGGATTCTATTCTCTACTTTTTCTTTAGACCTTATTATTGGTTGATTTTGTGcttaaaatttcacatttctttttttgagcaTATTCCCATTATAGTacttaaaattgtgtgtgtgtgtgtatatatgtggtcataaatttttttttttttttgtcttttctaggactgcaactgcagcatatggaggttcccaggctagagatagaATTGgtgttgtagctgccagcctacccgacagccacagcaacgtgggatccaggccacatctgtgacccataccacagctcatggcaacacccgatccttaaccctttgagcatggctcatggttcctagtcggattcgttaaccacggagccatgacaggaactcctggtcataagtttttttttatgttaggAAAAAAGTACGGTCATGAGAAAAGCAGTAGGAAAGAGATTGATTTGAATGTGTGCTTATAAATttgtatttgtcatttttttggagttgctttaatatttattttccttagtaATTTAAGGAAAcataaagtctttaaaaacacTTATCTGAATTTTGATCTGAGGTCGTAAATGTAGACAGCAGCAAACGGCAGTATAACGGCCAATAATTAGGTAGTAGGTGTTATCCATTTTTACAGAGGCCAGGAAGTTTAAGTACCTAGTTATATTACATGAACCAAATTAGATCTTCAGAAACCAGTTAGCTAtgtattgtgtttttgtcttgctgCCCTTTTTAGgaaattttgtaaattatttttgccataagttctttagaattttaagtttcattgatcTGTGCCATGCTAAGTAGCTTAGAATTAGACTTTGTGTATGTTAGGTAAATgctaaataattatttaacacttgtatatgtatatagttcaaattataatgtaatttctgcagaattttttttccttcatagcttACTTATCTCCAGAAGTTATTTTGTAAATTctcactgtatttatttatttatttattttttgtctttttgccatttcttgggacgctccctcagcatatggaaattcccaggcctaggggtctaatcagagccggagccaccagcctatgccagagccacagcaatgcagaatccgagccgcgtctgtgacctacaccacagctcacagcaatgctgctggatccccaacccactgagcaaggccagggattgaacctgcaacctcatggttcctagtcagatttgttaaccactgagccacgataggaactctccAATTCTCACTGTACTTTGCAaagcattttcttaatttaagtgtttattctttcttaatCTATTTCCATAGGTGCAGAAGCTGTCTAAGAATGAAGTGCTTATGGTGAACATAGGATCCCTCTCAACAGGTGGAAGAGTTAGTGCAGTCAAGGCTGATTTGGGCAAAATAGTTCTCACTAATCCTGTGTGCAcagaagtgggagaaaaaataGCCCTAAGCCGAAGAGTTGAGAAACATTGGCGGTAAGTTGGTTGGCTTTGCTGCTTTTAATTTAAGAGGAATGTCATATTTACTTGTGGTGCACTAGTTCTTGATAATGCACATACAAACACAAACATACTTTGAATTCAGTGCTTAAGGCTTTAATTCTCAGCTCTGTATTTGGATAACTAAAACCTGTGTTTCCAACTCTTGATTTGTAAAGCTTACTTTTTTACTCCATGTATTGCAGCTGGCTTTCACTTTAGTTTAAGACAGAATCTATATAAAATCAAATGATTCAGAAAtagtatttcagttttctttgactttttatatacatacactatTCATACTATTTATTACATGTGCACATGTATAagcatacacatttattttttctaagccACTGAGTAGTTTGCATAATCTAGAGTTCTTAATGTTTCAGAGTTTGTTTTCCTAGAATAAGAATACCCTCTTATAGAAATAACTCAAGAAACTTAACATTGATAAAATCCAAAACCCGATCTCCTCATTCCAATTTTGATACCCATCTCAACATTGTCACTCATTcagttccttcattcattcattctcgttttaggaccacacccacagcatgtggaggttcccaggctagggatccaatcagagctgtagacgccagcacgggatctgagccacatctgcgacctacaccacagctcacagcaatgccaggtccttaacccactgagtgaggccagggatcaaacccacttcctcatggatcctagttggattcatttctgctgtgccacaacaggaactccaacgttGTCCTTTATTACATTTTGTTTGCTCCAACCCAGGATAACACATTTCACTTCCTTTTCATGTTCCTATGGTCTCTTTATTATGGTAGATAgatttttaacctttttgttttAACATGAACTAAAATTTGAACTAGCCAGTTAATTTATAGAATCTTCTTCAGTTTgagtttgatatttttattagatttttattatGGACTAGAATGCTAAATAGTTTGTGTTGTGTCACTATCAGCAATCACCAGTGCATACAGAACCTGGCTACATCTAATTGGTGAGGCCAATTTTGTTTATATAATCAAGgcatgtgatttttctcttatgAAGTTTCTTTTTATGCTTGCACTAATAAACAAGTCTATGGGGAAACAGTCTTGACTGCAAGTAGCCTGCTTCTTATTGAATTGCCCTTACCCCTTTCTCACTTGATTTTTTGTACTTGAATTGATCTTCACTTTGGGGATAGCATAAGTTTACATTTATCATTcagcatttcttcttttcatattatttacttatttagataTTGTAATGCacactcaaaaatatttacttagttGATTATGAACATTACtgattgtatttattttgatgctcatgATCCATATTGGCCAAGGTTTTCTTCACCCTTATTCCTGTGTTCTTTTGAAATCACCACATCATTTTCTTTCGTGTGtttccttacttttttaaaatttaatttttttaatttggccacCTCAGGGCATATGATGTTCCCATATGTTAGGGATCAGATCCCATCCATGGCTgtagcaatgccacatcttttACCACTCtgctggccagggattgaccctgtaTCCTCGTGCTCTGGAGGTGCCCCTGATCcaattgcaccacagcaggaattccttttgtgtattttctatatatttgttgttgttatcacgggattacatattatattttagCATTAAAACATTCTATTTAAAACTAGTAACAGCTTGACTTAAGTACAGTAATAGCTTACTCTTTAAATTTATTCATGCATTTACTGCTATCAATAAACAAATTACATCTTTGCATATTGTGTATCTTCTTGTATAGATTTGTCATTACTTCctgtgtttttgtcatttttctcctaTGCAACAAAATTAAATACTACAGGTTACTAACATTTCTGTGGATTTTACTTTAACAAGTATTATATTTTCATAGGGCTTTATTTTGCTGTGTATTACCTTTTCAATTCAACTTAAAGGATTATCTGTAGTATCTCTTTAAAAGGAGGGGTAGGGATAATGAATTTGCTCAGCTTTTATCTCTGGaagtcttcattttttcctttttttcttttttccgtgtgtgtgtgtgtgtgtgtgtgtgtgtgtgtgtgtgtgtgtgtgagagagagagagagagagagagagagagatggaagttcccagccagggatctattcagagccacaactgtgatagcactggatccttaacccactgtgccacagagggagctccaaaagcaattttttaagtaaaatttctaGATTGATGTGCaaaaaatttccttcattttgaatatatcatcccactGTCCTTTGGCCTGCTAGTATCTGCTAAGAAGACCATTGATGATTTTATGAAAGttctgttataattttttttttctcgtgcTATTTTTAAGTCTATCCTTCTCTTTGACTTGCATAGTTAGATCACAGTGTCTCTTTATATGGTTCTCTTTGGGTTATGCTAGTTGAAGCTTTAGCTTTTTGAATACATTCATAAACTTTCTGAGCCATTGTTTATTCAAATAATCTCTGCCTTGTCTTCTCCTTTCCCCCCAATACATGTATTGATCCTCCTGGTGTCTGTAACTTCTTCagttgatgttttcttttttttttttccccctgtcttgccttttctagggccgctcccacagcatatggaggttcccagctaggggtctaatcggagctgtagctgccggcctactccacagccacagcaacgccagatctgacacgcatctgcaacctacaccacagctcatggcaattccagatccttaaacactgagcaaggccagggatccaacctgccactcatggttcctagtcagctttgctaaccactgagccatgatgggaactccgatgtttagttttcttcattgttttttctttttttttcaagactcaGTAATTTCAGATGACCTGTCTTCAGGATTTGTTATCTGTTTGTGGATAATTTGCAATCTGCTATTTATTAATCTAGTGAATTTTACTATTGTCCTTGTATTTTTCAGCTTCAtcatttctctttagttttttcataaattctctttaattcttattttgttcGTATGTCATCTtccttatttatatctttatttctcCTGCATTTTAGCTCTTTGAAAGTATTTAAAACAGTTCTCTTAAAGTTTTTCTCAATTGAGTATGAGGCCTCTGAATCTATAGGTTGGGTACATAGGTATTTCAGTCTCTTATGGACCACGTTCATGTTCCACTTTTTCTTTATAAGTCTTgtgatcttttatttaaaattgggtatttagggagttcccattgtagtgcagtggaaacaaatcttgactagtgtccatgaggatgcaggttcgatccctggccttgctcagtgggttaaggatccggtgttggcctgagctgtgacataggtcaaagatgaggcttggctgcagctccattttgacctgtagcctgggaaacctccatgtgccctgggtgcagccctaaaaatcacaCTGTCAGTCAACCAATCAAATTgtgtatttaaaggaaaaaacgaAAGAGCCATTTTTCCCAGTCTTTTGAACACTGGCTTCACTTAGAAGACCTTCACTGATCAATCCAGTATGAAAGGTTGTGGTCTTCTGAGGCCTTCCTGGGTATGCATTTTCCCTGGAACTGTGTCCTTTTGTTCAGTTTTCCTATAtacacaattattttatatatcttagTTTACTCTTGTGACCCCATTTTACTGTATCCCTCTGCTCAGTCAGCCTCAGTGTATAGTCCCTCTGAAGCTTTTACTCACCTGGTCTCACATTGCTGCTTTGAGCAATCTTAAACCTGTTATGCAACCATGCTTCAGTTCTCCAGGTATTCTTTAGTCAGGCAAGACAGAAACCAGTCCCTTGTGCAGCCCTCAAACAAGCCAGAACTTTGAAAACAAGTTCTAGTCCTTTCCTTTTGTCCAATGGAAAGAGTTGGACATTGGTTGACTTTCTCTTGCTTGTACTCACTGGATGAGTAGGGCCACAAAACTTCCTTCAATTATGAGACTAGCTTTTTTTTGTTTAGCATTTGCTAGGCTACTGCAGATCCATAAAACTGCTTTAGTCAGATGTCATGTTCCTAATAGTTCTGTAGTAAAGCAGGAGTGGAATCTTCAGCCAACCCATTTTTGCTAACCTTCTTCTTCCCTTACATTCTTTAGAATTGTAGTTTTTACCCATATTTACTGTGTTGTGTTTTATAACGTAAAGTTGAAATATCCAGTCTGGTCATTCTctgagaaaagtatttttaactatCTGTTCTATTTCTTCACTTCTTTCTCTCCACCTTTTTCCCTTCAAAGCCATTATAATATGAGTTACTGTCAAAGAAatttttctcaaggaaaaaaaggatttataatgaggtgtgtgggttttttgttttgtttttgttatttttaaattaagttgaTGTGTTTTGTCCATTGATATCATTCCTTAGCGGACCCAAAGTGCTTTTATTTGAGGTTCTCAATGGGTaggtattatattatttttttagagaaatgtgaGCATGTTTATGATatgcttttctttgcctttcttgtAATTTGGGCTAGCCAAATCCAAGTATAAGGCTCTAAAATCTAAGAAAGCAATACAGACTTCTTTTATAAAAGACCATGTTGTGGACACAAGTTTGACTGTAAGAGGAAAGAGTAGTAAAATCAGTTATGTCAAGATTTTggtgagttcccgtcatggcacagtggttaacgaatccgactaggaaccatgaggttgcaggtttgatccctacccttgctcagtgggttaacgatccggcgttgccgtaagctgtggtgtaggtcgcagatgcggctcggatcctgcgttgctgtagctgtggtgtaggctggtggctacagctccaattagacccctagcctgggaacctccatatgctgctggagagcggccctagaaaagacaaaaaaaaaaaaagattttgtattAATGCTAATGAAATGGATTTAAAattcatgatatattttattttcattttgcagtttAATTGGTTGGGGTCAGATAAGAAGAGGAGTAACCATCAAGCCAAC
The DNA window shown above is from Sus scrofa isolate TJ Tabasco breed Duroc chromosome Y, Sscrofa11.1, whole genome shotgun sequence and carries:
- the LOC100624149 gene encoding eukaryotic translation initiation factor 2 subunit 3 isoform X2; its protein translation is MAAGEAGVTLGQPHLSRQDLTTLDVTRLTPLSHEVISRQATINIGTIGHVAHGKSTVVKAISGVHTVRFKNELERNITIKLGYANAKIYKLDDASCPRPECYRSCGSSTPDEFPTDIPGTKGNFKLVRHVSFVDCPGHDILMATMLNGAAVMDAALLLIAGNESCPQPQTSEHLAAIEIMKLKHILILQNKIDLVKESQAKEQYEQILAFVQGTVAEGAPIIPISAQLKYNIEVVCEYIVKKIPVPLRDFTSEPRLIVIRSFDVNKPGCEVDDLKGGVAGGSILKGVLKVGQEIEVRPGIVSKDCEGKLMCKPIFSKIVSLFAEHNDLQYAAPGGLIGVGTKIDPTLCRADRMVGQVLGAVGALPEIFTELEISYFLLRRLLGVRTEGDKKAAKVQKLSKNEVLMVNIGSLSTGGRVSAVKADLGKIVLTNPVCTEVGEKIALSRRVEKHWRLIGWGQIRRGVTIKPTVDDD
- the LOC100624149 gene encoding eukaryotic translation initiation factor 2 subunit 3 isoform X1, which produces MAAGEAGVTLGQPHLSRQDLTTLDVTRLTPLSHEVISRQATINIGTIGHVAHGKSTVVKAISGVHTVRFKNELERNITIKLGYANAKIYKLDDASCPRPECYRSCGSSTPDEFPTDIPGTKGNFKLVRHVSFVDCPGHDILMATMLNGAAVMDAALLLIAGNESCPQPQTSEHLAAIEIMKLKHILILQNKIDLVKESQAKEQYEQILAFVQGTVAEGAPIIPISAQLKYNIEVVCEYIVKKIPVPLRDFTSEPRLIVIRSFDVNKPGCEVDDLKGGVAGGSILKGVLKVNLILTLLNQKSMVGQEIEVRPGIVSKDCEGKLMCKPIFSKIVSLFAEHNDLQYAAPGGLIGVGTKIDPTLCRADRMVGQVLGAVGALPEIFTELEISYFLLRRLLGVRTEGDKKAAKVQKLSKNEVLMVNIGSLSTGGRVSAVKADLGKIVLTNPVCTEVGEKIALSRRVEKHWRLIGWGQIRRGVTIKPTVDDD